From the Candidatus Peregrinibacteria bacterium genome, one window contains:
- the pbpC gene encoding penicillin-binding protein 1C has protein sequence MTISLPEKFFGEESSIALFTKNGERIQSLLSETEMWQEDVPIKDISPYFLQAIIATEDKNFFSHSGIDISATFRAIKDNLLMGKVVSGASTLSQQVARNFLDISQRNFIAKIRETLLALKIEKQFSKENILEMWANHVSFGGNIRGIQSASMRIFGKSPENLDFAEATFLAGIPKSPERLNPFTNFEAVKKRQEFVLEAMESEQFITEKERKTAIKETLFLHEKPQKSFAAHFSAWIQSTQEYSEQIRAGKRKIETTLDGELQKKAESLVSLHLERLSSKHIQNAAALVWDVQTGDVLAYVGNADFSDKAHQGEVNILTSGRSVGSTLKPFLYLLAFEKLGWNPETRILDEPSAFESAANFLYEPKNYDLEYRGEISIKEALAESRNIPAVKTLSTIGEESFFAFLKNFGIDTNLAKSEDYGLSSALGSFDILPTELAHAYGVLARGGKNFSFRFLEDSSQNTEMKEIAHCEKVFEIAEILSDKTARINSFGTKNPLNFSYAVAAKTGTTRNFRDNWTVGFSEKIGVLVWVGNADGSPMEEVTGITGAGPLFHDIMEEAMQGREKNQKFSMKRLCQGTKKNDEKKEGEDPFPRLSGDEKFRITSPLPSETFRINRDIPPDAQKLEFTANQEIDWFVNGEKIGTGKSIFWIPQVGKIEILGKFGGQSKKIIITVQ, from the coding sequence ATGACCATTTCCCTTCCCGAGAAGTTTTTTGGAGAAGAGAGCAGTATAGCACTTTTTACGAAAAATGGAGAACGAATTCAGAGTTTGCTCTCGGAAACAGAGATGTGGCAGGAGGACGTCCCCATCAAAGATATTTCTCCTTACTTTCTCCAAGCGATTATTGCGACAGAAGATAAGAATTTCTTTTCCCATTCCGGAATCGATATCTCCGCAACTTTTCGGGCAATAAAGGACAATCTTCTTATGGGAAAAGTGGTATCCGGGGCGTCAACTCTTTCTCAGCAAGTAGCGCGGAATTTTTTAGATATTTCTCAAAGGAATTTCATTGCCAAAATACGAGAAACTCTCCTCGCTCTCAAAATTGAAAAACAATTTTCGAAGGAAAATATTTTAGAAATGTGGGCGAATCATGTGAGTTTCGGCGGGAACATCCGAGGAATTCAAAGCGCATCCATGAGAATATTTGGGAAATCTCCAGAGAATCTCGATTTTGCGGAAGCAACTTTTCTTGCAGGAATTCCAAAATCTCCAGAAAGACTTAATCCTTTTACGAATTTTGAAGCCGTAAAAAAAAGACAGGAATTTGTTTTAGAAGCAATGGAATCAGAACAGTTTATCACAGAAAAGGAAAGGAAAACGGCAATTAAGGAAACTCTTTTTCTTCACGAAAAACCACAAAAAAGTTTTGCGGCGCATTTTTCTGCATGGATTCAAAGTACTCAGGAATATTCTGAGCAAATAAGAGCTGGAAAACGAAAAATCGAAACCACACTTGATGGAGAACTTCAAAAAAAAGCAGAATCTCTGGTCTCGCTTCATCTCGAAAGACTCTCCTCAAAACATATTCAAAATGCAGCGGCATTGGTGTGGGATGTTCAAACGGGAGATGTCCTTGCGTATGTCGGAAACGCCGATTTTTCGGATAAGGCGCATCAAGGTGAAGTAAATATTCTTACTTCTGGAAGATCTGTGGGAAGCACTCTCAAGCCATTTCTCTATCTTCTCGCATTTGAGAAACTTGGATGGAATCCAGAGACACGTATTTTGGATGAACCTTCTGCATTTGAGAGTGCTGCAAACTTTCTCTATGAACCTAAAAATTATGATTTGGAATATCGTGGAGAAATTTCCATTAAGGAAGCGCTTGCCGAAAGCAGGAATATTCCAGCAGTAAAAACTCTGTCAACGATTGGAGAAGAAAGTTTTTTTGCATTTCTCAAAAACTTTGGAATTGATACAAACCTTGCAAAGAGTGAAGACTATGGGCTTTCTTCAGCACTTGGAAGTTTTGATATTCTGCCAACTGAATTGGCTCATGCATATGGTGTCCTCGCTCGTGGTGGGAAAAATTTCTCATTTCGATTTTTAGAGGACAGTTCTCAAAATACCGAAATGAAAGAAATTGCACATTGTGAAAAAGTTTTTGAAATTGCAGAAATTTTGAGTGATAAAACGGCTCGTATAAATTCATTTGGAACGAAAAATCCATTGAATTTTTCCTACGCTGTCGCCGCAAAAACAGGAACGACTCGAAACTTTCGGGATAATTGGACGGTTGGATTTTCTGAAAAAATTGGAGTGCTTGTATGGGTGGGGAACGCAGATGGAAGCCCGATGGAAGAAGTTACGGGAATCACTGGAGCAGGACCACTTTTTCACGATATTATGGAAGAGGCGATGCAAGGGAGAGAAAAAAATCAGAAATTTTCGATGAAACGTTTGTGCCAAGGAACAAAGAAAAATGATGAAAAAAAAGAAGGCGAGGATCCTTTTCCGCGCCTTTCAGGAGATGAAAAATTTCGTATCACATCACCTCTTCCCAGCGAAACATTTCGAATTAATCGAGATATTCCTCCTGATGCTCAAAAACTTGAATTCACCGCGAATCAAGAGATCGATTGGTTTGTGAATGGAGAAAAAATTGGAACTGGGAAAAGTATTTTTTGGATTCCTCAGGTGGGAAAAATCGAAATTCTGGGAAAATTCGGAGGACAGAGTAAAAAAATAATTATTACCGTACAGTAA